One window of Amaranthus tricolor cultivar Red isolate AtriRed21 chromosome 13, ASM2621246v1, whole genome shotgun sequence genomic DNA carries:
- the LOC130797672 gene encoding transcription factor GTE10-like isoform X2 — protein sequence MAPAIPIVYTGRKESKNYSRNMMGKSRKFSMANQRSAIISDYRHATEITAESEGFGSSGRVDTEVTLSEDSCSPKRKCMSLNGDTHDQFGIPMQVLSFSKMSRSDKKDLEIRLKRELEEVRNLRRRIASFSNSAVVLSPASDIRSCSDGLKRPPLENTLRPPPLELNPVKGKKQPTGGRNGAQTKKGFPGKIDPRKQIASANASNNSMLMKRCENLLTWLMQHQFGWVFKEPVDVVKLNIPDYFTVIKHPMDLGTVKTKLSRGEYTSPLGFAADVRLTFSNAMTYNPAGNDVHFMAQTLSKNFEQRWKVIEKKMSSSNDVQVLPSTVQAPVSVQAPIPNEPATVANHIPPSKKKKGGYIGKSDLVKRVMTDDEKHKMSSELEDCLSELPESIIEFLKENSSGAGEDGEEEIEIDIDALSDDVLFKLRKLLDDFLLEKKKNEARAEPCEMELHNEYGFSNSSNQADKVNDAVDEDIDIGGNDNPISSFPPVEIEKDTVNKNNRCSSPSSSSSDSDSDSSSSSSESEGAKALPPANKLQSTVDGKQNVDQIQGDVGQEVGKNPKSRSSLSQVEHSSHTKPPSIEMDGYKEGESAPSEKQVSPDKLYRAALLRSRFADTILKAQEKTLEKGETRDPEKLRLEREELERKQREEKARLQAEARAAEVARKKAELEAAAEAKRKRELEREAARLALQKMEKTVDINENSQFMEDLEMLSGAPADNMSSFMGDTSPNDSENGGLGSFRFRGNSNPLEQLGLYRKDDDEEEEEVETPHNPPDAAANDIEEGEID from the exons ATGGCACCGGCTATTCCCATAGTTTACACTGGTCGAAAGGAATCTAAGAATTACTCTCGTAATATGATGGGGAAATCCAGAAAGTTTTCTATGGCTAATCAAAGGTCAGCTATTATATCAGATTATCGTCATGCTACCGAAATAACTGCTGAGTCTGAGGGATTTGGAAGCTCTGGGCGTGTTGATACCGAGGTGACTCTTTCGGAGGATTCTTGTTCACCCAAGAGGAAATGTATGAGTTTAAATGGTGATACTCATGATCAATTTGGGATTCCTATGCAAGTTCTATCTTTTTCGAAGATGTCTAGGTCTGATAAGAAGGATTTGGAGATTAGGTTAAAGAGGGAGCTTGAGGAGGTGCGCAATTTACGGAGGCGAATTGCGTCTTTTAGCAATAGTGCAGTAGTTTTATCGCCCGCTAGCGATATTCGTAGTTGCAGTGACGGGCTGAAAAGACCTCCATTGGAGAATACTCTGAGGCCGCCTCCGCTTGAGCTTAATCCTGTGAAGGGGAAGAAACAGCCCACTGGGGGGCGTAATGGGGCCCAAACGAAAAAGGGTTTTCCTGGGAAGATTGATCCTCGGAAGCAAATTGCATCTGCCAATGCTTCTAACAACTCTATGTTGATGAAACGATGTGAAAATCTTTTGACTTGGCTGATGCAACATCAATTTGGTTGGGTTTTTAAGGAACCTGTAGATGTTGTCAAGTTGAACATTCCTGATTATTTTACTGTAATTAAGCATCCTATGGATTTAGGCACAGTCAAAACCAAATTATCTAGAGGTGAATACACAAGTCCATTAGGGTTTGCTGCGGATGTTAGGCTTACTTTTTCGAATGCGATGACATACAATCCGGCTGGAAATGATGTTCATTTCATGGCTCAAACCTTGAGCAAAAATTTTGAGCAAAGATGGAAAGTGATTGAAAAGAAGATGTCATCAAGTAATGATGTACAAGTATTACCTTCAACAGTGCAAGCCCCTGTATCAGTGCAAGCCCCTATACCAAACGAACCTGCTACAGTGGCCAATCACATTCCCCCTTCCAAGAAAAAGAAGGGGGGATATATAGGGAAGTCGGACCTTGTTAAGAGGGTAATGACCGATGATGAGAAGCATAAAATGAGCTCTGAATTGGAGGATTGTCTTAGTGAATTGCCCGAGAGTATAATCGAGTTCTTGAAAGAAAACAGTTCTGGTGCTGGGGAAGACGGTGAAGAGGAGATTGAGATCGATATCGATGCTCTTAGCGATGATGTCTTATTTAAACTTAGAAAGTTGTTAGATGACTTCCTgttggagaagaagaagaacgaaGCGAGGGCGGAGCCGTGTGAAATGGAG CTTCACAACGAGTATGGGTTTAGCAATTCATCAAATCAAGCCGATAAAG TCAATGACGCAGTTGACGAGGATATAGATATTGGGGGTAATGACAATCCTATCTCAAGTTTCCCTCCTGTAGAGATAGAGAAAGATACAGTCAATAAGAACAATAGATGTAGTAGTCCTAGCAGTTCCAGCAGTGACTCAG ATTCAGACTCAAGCAGTTCTAGTAGTGAATCTGAAGGTGCAAAAGCTTTGCCTCCAGCAAACAAGTTGCAG TCGACTGTGGATGGAAAACAAAACGTGGACCAGATACAAGGTGATGTCGGTCAGGAAGTTGGGAAAAATC CAAAGTCTAGAAGTAGCTTGAGCCAAGTTGAACATAGTTCTCATACTAAACCTCCGTCAATTGAAATGGATGGTTATAAAGAGG GGGAGAGTGCTCCATCCGAGAAGCAAGTTTCCCCAGATAAGCTATACCGTGCTGCTTTGCTGAGGAGCCGATTTGCTGATACAATACTCAAAGCTCAGGAAAAGACTCTTGAAAAG GGTGAAACACGAGATCCAGAAAAATTACGGTTGGAAAGGGAAGAGCTTGAGAGAAAGCAAAGGGAAG AAAAGGCTAGACTACAAGCAGAAGCCAGGGCTGCAGAAGTGGCTCGAAAGAAAGCTGAATTGGAAGCTGCTGCTGAAGCCAAAAGGAAGAGGGAGTTGGAGAGAGAGGCTGCACGTCTTGCTCTGCAAAAG ATGGAGAAAACTGTGGATATCAATGAGAATAGTCAATTCATGGAGGATCTTGAGATGCTCAGTGGCGCTCCTGCTGATAATATGTCAAGTTTTATGGGTGATACAAGCCCAAATGACTCTGAAAATGGCGGTCTGGGTAGTTTTAGATTCAGGGGAAATAGCAACCCTCTGGAACAGCTGGGTTTATACAggaaagatgatgatgaagaggaagaggaagttGAAACCCCACATAATCCACCAGATGCAGCAGCAAATGACATCGAGGAGGGAGAAATTGATTGA
- the LOC130797672 gene encoding transcription factor GTE10-like isoform X1 — protein MAPAIPIVYTGRKESKNYSRNMMGKSRKFSMANQRSAIISDYRHATEITAESEGFGSSGRVDTEVTLSEDSCSPKRKCMSLNGDTHDQFGIPMQVLSFSKMSRSDKKDLEIRLKRELEEVRNLRRRIASFSNSAVVLSPASDIRSCSDGLKRPPLENTLRPPPLELNPVKGKKQPTGGRNGAQTKKGFPGKIDPRKQIASANASNNSMLMKRCENLLTWLMQHQFGWVFKEPVDVVKLNIPDYFTVIKHPMDLGTVKTKLSRGEYTSPLGFAADVRLTFSNAMTYNPAGNDVHFMAQTLSKNFEQRWKVIEKKMSSSNDVQVLPSTVQAPVSVQAPIPNEPATVANHIPPSKKKKGGYIGKSDLVKRVMTDDEKHKMSSELEDCLSELPESIIEFLKENSSGAGEDGEEEIEIDIDALSDDVLFKLRKLLDDFLLEKKKNEARAEPCEMELHNEYGFSNSSNQADKVNDAVDEDIDIGGNDNPISSFPPVEIEKDTVNKNNRCSSPSSSSSDSGSSSTDSDSSSSSSESEGAKALPPANKLQSTVDGKQNVDQIQGDVGQEVGKNPKSRSSLSQVEHSSHTKPPSIEMDGYKEGESAPSEKQVSPDKLYRAALLRSRFADTILKAQEKTLEKGETRDPEKLRLEREELERKQREEKARLQAEARAAEVARKKAELEAAAEAKRKRELEREAARLALQKMEKTVDINENSQFMEDLEMLSGAPADNMSSFMGDTSPNDSENGGLGSFRFRGNSNPLEQLGLYRKDDDEEEEEVETPHNPPDAAANDIEEGEID, from the exons ATGGCACCGGCTATTCCCATAGTTTACACTGGTCGAAAGGAATCTAAGAATTACTCTCGTAATATGATGGGGAAATCCAGAAAGTTTTCTATGGCTAATCAAAGGTCAGCTATTATATCAGATTATCGTCATGCTACCGAAATAACTGCTGAGTCTGAGGGATTTGGAAGCTCTGGGCGTGTTGATACCGAGGTGACTCTTTCGGAGGATTCTTGTTCACCCAAGAGGAAATGTATGAGTTTAAATGGTGATACTCATGATCAATTTGGGATTCCTATGCAAGTTCTATCTTTTTCGAAGATGTCTAGGTCTGATAAGAAGGATTTGGAGATTAGGTTAAAGAGGGAGCTTGAGGAGGTGCGCAATTTACGGAGGCGAATTGCGTCTTTTAGCAATAGTGCAGTAGTTTTATCGCCCGCTAGCGATATTCGTAGTTGCAGTGACGGGCTGAAAAGACCTCCATTGGAGAATACTCTGAGGCCGCCTCCGCTTGAGCTTAATCCTGTGAAGGGGAAGAAACAGCCCACTGGGGGGCGTAATGGGGCCCAAACGAAAAAGGGTTTTCCTGGGAAGATTGATCCTCGGAAGCAAATTGCATCTGCCAATGCTTCTAACAACTCTATGTTGATGAAACGATGTGAAAATCTTTTGACTTGGCTGATGCAACATCAATTTGGTTGGGTTTTTAAGGAACCTGTAGATGTTGTCAAGTTGAACATTCCTGATTATTTTACTGTAATTAAGCATCCTATGGATTTAGGCACAGTCAAAACCAAATTATCTAGAGGTGAATACACAAGTCCATTAGGGTTTGCTGCGGATGTTAGGCTTACTTTTTCGAATGCGATGACATACAATCCGGCTGGAAATGATGTTCATTTCATGGCTCAAACCTTGAGCAAAAATTTTGAGCAAAGATGGAAAGTGATTGAAAAGAAGATGTCATCAAGTAATGATGTACAAGTATTACCTTCAACAGTGCAAGCCCCTGTATCAGTGCAAGCCCCTATACCAAACGAACCTGCTACAGTGGCCAATCACATTCCCCCTTCCAAGAAAAAGAAGGGGGGATATATAGGGAAGTCGGACCTTGTTAAGAGGGTAATGACCGATGATGAGAAGCATAAAATGAGCTCTGAATTGGAGGATTGTCTTAGTGAATTGCCCGAGAGTATAATCGAGTTCTTGAAAGAAAACAGTTCTGGTGCTGGGGAAGACGGTGAAGAGGAGATTGAGATCGATATCGATGCTCTTAGCGATGATGTCTTATTTAAACTTAGAAAGTTGTTAGATGACTTCCTgttggagaagaagaagaacgaaGCGAGGGCGGAGCCGTGTGAAATGGAG CTTCACAACGAGTATGGGTTTAGCAATTCATCAAATCAAGCCGATAAAG TCAATGACGCAGTTGACGAGGATATAGATATTGGGGGTAATGACAATCCTATCTCAAGTTTCCCTCCTGTAGAGATAGAGAAAGATACAGTCAATAAGAACAATAGATGTAGTAGTCCTAGCAGTTCCAGCAGTGACTCAGGTTCATCATCTACTG ATTCAGACTCAAGCAGTTCTAGTAGTGAATCTGAAGGTGCAAAAGCTTTGCCTCCAGCAAACAAGTTGCAG TCGACTGTGGATGGAAAACAAAACGTGGACCAGATACAAGGTGATGTCGGTCAGGAAGTTGGGAAAAATC CAAAGTCTAGAAGTAGCTTGAGCCAAGTTGAACATAGTTCTCATACTAAACCTCCGTCAATTGAAATGGATGGTTATAAAGAGG GGGAGAGTGCTCCATCCGAGAAGCAAGTTTCCCCAGATAAGCTATACCGTGCTGCTTTGCTGAGGAGCCGATTTGCTGATACAATACTCAAAGCTCAGGAAAAGACTCTTGAAAAG GGTGAAACACGAGATCCAGAAAAATTACGGTTGGAAAGGGAAGAGCTTGAGAGAAAGCAAAGGGAAG AAAAGGCTAGACTACAAGCAGAAGCCAGGGCTGCAGAAGTGGCTCGAAAGAAAGCTGAATTGGAAGCTGCTGCTGAAGCCAAAAGGAAGAGGGAGTTGGAGAGAGAGGCTGCACGTCTTGCTCTGCAAAAG ATGGAGAAAACTGTGGATATCAATGAGAATAGTCAATTCATGGAGGATCTTGAGATGCTCAGTGGCGCTCCTGCTGATAATATGTCAAGTTTTATGGGTGATACAAGCCCAAATGACTCTGAAAATGGCGGTCTGGGTAGTTTTAGATTCAGGGGAAATAGCAACCCTCTGGAACAGCTGGGTTTATACAggaaagatgatgatgaagaggaagaggaagttGAAACCCCACATAATCCACCAGATGCAGCAGCAAATGACATCGAGGAGGGAGAAATTGATTGA
- the LOC130797673 gene encoding malate synthase, giving the protein MGNDDHQYDVPMGVDVRGRFHQDFAKILTKDALQFVGDLHREFKDEIKYAMDCRKEAKIKYNSGVLPGFDPATNEIREGDWVCAAPPSAIFDRRVEITGPTDRKIIINALNSGAKVFMADFEDALSPSWENLMRGQVNLRDAVNGCITFHDISRNRLYKLNDQTAKLFVRPRGWHLPEAHILIDGDPAIGCLVDFGLYFYHNFSKFRQTQGDGFGPFFYLPKLEHSREAKIWNSVFERAEEIVGIEWGSIRATVLIETLPAVFQMNEILYELRDHSVGLNCGRWDYIFSYIKTFQAHPDRLMPDRVQVGMSQHFMRSYSDLLIYTCHKRGVHAMGGMAAQIPIRDNQEANAAALDLVKLDKLREVRAGHDGTWAAHPGLIPTILDAFNAEMGDLPNQIKSITRPEASAISEDDLLQRPQGVRTMEGLRLNTRVGIQYLAAWLTGSGAVPLYNLMEDAATAEISRAQNWQWLKYRAELEGDGLQVRATSELFAEVVEQEMECMEKEVGIERFENGKYKEACEIFTKQCTASELDDFLTLEAYNHIIVIHPKGNHGYE; this is encoded by the exons ATGGGTAATGATGATCATCAATATGATGTGCCGATGGGGGTCGATGTAAGGGGAAGATTCCACCAAGACTTTGCCAAGATTCTAACAAAAGATGCATTACAATTTGTGGGTGATTTACACAGAGAATTTAAGGATGAAATAAAGTATGCTATGGATTGTAGAAAAGAGGCTAAGATTAAATATAATAGTGGGGTGTTGCCGGGGTTCGATCCCGCGACCAATGAGATTAGGGAAGGGGATTGGGTATGTGCTGCTCCACCTTCTGCTATTTTTGATAGGAGGGTGGAGATTACTGGTCCCACTGACAGGAAGATCATCATTAATGCTCTTAATTCTGGTGCTAAAGTTTTTATG GCAGATTTTGAAGATGCTCTATCACCAAGTTGGGAGAACTTAATGAGAGGACAAGTGAACTTAAGAGATGCTGTTAATGGATGTATTACTTTCCATGATATATCCAGGAACAGATTGTACAAACTTAATGACCAAACTGCTAAGCTGTTTGTGCGTCCTCGCGGCTGGCACCTTCCTGAAGCCCACATTCTTATTGATGGTGATCCTGCCATTGGCTGCCTTGTTGATTTTGGGCTCTACTTCTACCATAACTTTTCGAAATTTCGCCAGACACAGGGCGATGGCTTTGGCCCTTTCTTTTATCTTCCTAAGTTGGAACACTCTAG GGAAGCGAAGATATGGAACAGCGTGTTTGAGCGAGCAGAGGAGATAGTAGGGATAGAATGGGGGAGTATAAGAGCGACTGTGCTAATCGAGACGCTTCCTGCAGTATTCCAAATGAATGAAATCCTGTATGAGCTGAGAGACCATTCTGTAGGTCTCAACTGTGGAAGGTGGGATTACATCTTTAGCTATATCAAGACTTTCCAAGCACACCCAGATCGCCTTATGCCAGATCGAGTTCAAGTTGGTATGTCTCAACATTTCATGCGAAGTTACTCTGATCTTCTCATCTACACTTGCCATAAACGCGGCGTTCATGCCATGGGAGGCATG GCTGCCCAGATTCCAATCAGGGACAACCAAGAGGCAAATGCAGCTGCCTTAGACTTGGTAAAATTGGACAAACTGAGAGAAGTAAGAGCAGGGCATGATGGAACATGGGCTGCTCATCCGGGTCTGATCCCAACGATCTTAGACGCCTTCAATGCTGAAATGGGCGACTTGCCGAACCAAATCAAATCTATAACCCGACCTGAAGCCTCAGCCATCTCAGAAGATGACCTGCTGCAACGTCCACAAGGTGTCCGAACCATGGAAGGCCTCCGACTCAACACTCGAGTAGGAATCCAGTACCTAGCAGCCTGGCTAACAGGGTCAGGTGCAGTACCGTTATACAACTTGATGGAGGATGCAGCGACTGCTGAGATTAGCCGGGCGCAAAATTGGCAGTGGCTCAAATACCGGGCTGAGTTGGAAGGCGATGGGCTGCAGGTAAGGGCGACAAGCGAACTGTTTGCCGAGGTTGTAGAACAAGAAATGGAATGTATGGAGAAAGAGGTTGGGATAGAGAGGTTCGAGAATGGGAAGTACAAGGAAGCCTGTGAGATTTTTACTAAGCAGTGTACAGCAAGTGAGTTGGATGATTTTCTTACTCTTGAAGCTTATAATCACATTATTGTCATTCATCCAAAGGGGAACCATGGCTATGAGTGA
- the LOC130797674 gene encoding NADH dehydrogenase [ubiquinone] 1 beta subcomplex subunit 3-B-like, whose translation MVRKMAKPLGSTGEFFRRRDEWRKHPMLTNQLRHAVPGLGLGVAAFCVYLVGETIYNKLYSSDHSSSSHH comes from the coding sequence ATGGTTCGGAAAATGGCGAAGCCTTTGGGATCAACGGGAGAGTTCTTCAGGAGAAGGGATGAGTGGAGGAAGCACCCTATGCTCACCAATCAATTACGCCATGCCGTTCCTGGCCTTGGTCTCGGTGTTGCCGCCTTCTGTGTTTACCTTGTTGGCGAAACCATCTACAACAAACTTTACTCTTCCGATCATTCTTCTTCGTCTCACCATTGA